A genome region from Deltaproteobacteria bacterium includes the following:
- a CDS encoding HAD family phosphatase: MPSVRAVLFDFGGVFMESPFAAVRAFGAGLGLAPERVIEIVFGPYDSDTDHPWHRLERGEVSLVDARQAIFDLGAPEHRIDLFEALGSLRNTSIREDVVALARHARAVGVKTAIVTNNVREFGEGWRAMLPVDELFDVVVDSAHAGVRKPDPRIFRLALDRLGVAAPEHAVFLDDFHGNVAAAERLGMRGILVEEDHRPAMDRLRALLAD; the protein is encoded by the coding sequence ATGCCATCCGTTCGAGCGGTCCTCTTCGACTTCGGCGGCGTCTTCATGGAGTCGCCCTTCGCCGCGGTGCGCGCGTTCGGCGCCGGGCTCGGACTCGCGCCCGAGCGCGTCATCGAGATCGTCTTCGGGCCGTACGACAGCGACACCGACCACCCCTGGCACCGTCTCGAGCGCGGCGAGGTCTCGCTCGTCGACGCGCGGCAGGCGATCTTCGACCTGGGGGCTCCCGAGCACCGCATCGATCTCTTCGAGGCGCTCGGCTCGCTCCGCAACACGAGCATACGCGAGGACGTGGTCGCGCTCGCGCGCCACGCCCGCGCGGTCGGCGTCAAGACGGCGATCGTCACCAACAACGTGCGGGAGTTCGGCGAGGGCTGGCGCGCCATGCTGCCGGTGGACGAGCTCTTCGACGTGGTGGTGGACTCGGCGCACGCCGGCGTCCGGAAGCCCGATCCGCGCATCTTCCGACTGGCCCTCGATCGCCTCGGCGTCGCCGCGCCCGAGCACGCGGTCTTCCTCGACGATTTCCACGGCAACGTCGCCGCGGCCGAGCGCCTCGGCATGCGAGGCATCCTCGTCGAGGAGGATCATCGGCCCGCGATGGATCGGCTGCGCGCGTTGCTCGCGGACTAG
- a CDS encoding tetratricopeptide repeat protein, with the protein MRPRWIRALAAVASMAAAPAPAAFGHAPPEAIEAAARAEVARRPADADAHLAAGRMHRAARAWDAALAACERAAALGADPTVVAVAKGEVYLDAGWPGLAERELTRALERTPEDVGARYDRGRARMALGDPAGAAQDFERAIAGMREPRPEHVFAWRDARIALGDPAGAIRVLDAGVAYLGAVPSLHLAALDLELALGRYPDALRRLDALLAIGAQSPAWIARRAEVLDRLGRHAEARRDRARALAVIEHRRPGRRGSTLTTLAAELRRDLATTAEPREDHP; encoded by the coding sequence ATGCGTCCGCGCTGGATCCGCGCCCTCGCCGCCGTCGCCTCGATGGCGGCCGCACCGGCACCGGCCGCGTTCGGCCACGCGCCGCCGGAAGCGATCGAAGCGGCGGCGCGCGCCGAGGTCGCGCGCCGCCCGGCCGACGCCGACGCGCACCTCGCCGCCGGCCGCATGCATCGCGCCGCGCGGGCCTGGGACGCGGCGCTCGCCGCCTGCGAGCGCGCCGCGGCGCTCGGCGCCGACCCGACCGTCGTCGCCGTGGCCAAGGGCGAGGTGTACCTCGACGCGGGATGGCCGGGCCTGGCCGAACGCGAGCTCACGCGGGCGCTCGAGCGAACGCCCGAGGACGTCGGGGCGCGCTACGACCGCGGCCGCGCCCGCATGGCGCTCGGCGATCCCGCCGGCGCGGCGCAGGATTTCGAACGCGCGATCGCCGGTATGCGTGAGCCGCGTCCCGAGCACGTGTTCGCGTGGCGCGACGCGCGCATCGCGCTCGGCGACCCCGCCGGGGCGATCCGCGTCCTCGACGCCGGCGTCGCGTACCTCGGCGCGGTACCGTCGCTGCACCTCGCCGCGCTCGACCTCGAGCTCGCCCTCGGGCGCTACCCCGACGCGCTCCGCCGCCTCGATGCGCTCCTCGCGATCGGCGCGCAGAGCCCCGCCTGGATCGCGCGGCGGGCCGAGGTGCTCGATCGGCTCGGGCGCCACGCCGAAGCGCGGCGCGACCGCGCCCGCGCCCTCGCCGTGATCGAGCACCGTCGTCCGGGACGGCGCGGCAGCACGCTCACGACCCTCGCCGCCGAGCTCCGCCGCGATCTCGCCACCACCGCAGAGCCCCGGGAGGACCACCCATGA